From a single Kitasatospora sp. NBC_00458 genomic region:
- the cobN gene encoding cobaltochelatase subunit CobN, translating into MILLLSTSDTDLLSARAAEGPVSYRLGNPARLTPEDLPALLDGTDLVVVRLLGGRRAWQEGLDALLAGPRPVIVLTGEQAPDAQLMELSTVPAGIAAEAHAYLAHGGAANLAELAAFLSDTVLLTGHGFAPPASAPAWGPLERTARTDGGPTVAVLYYRAHHMSGNTAFVETLCRAIEDQGAQARAYYCASLRGAEADLLAALGEADAIVTTVLAAGGTRPADAQAGGDEEAWDAGALAALDRPILQALCLTWSRAQWEASDDGLSPLDTATQIAVPEFDGRLITVPFSFKELDEDGLTVYAADAERSARVAGVAVAHARLRHIPAAERRLALVLSAYPTKHARVGNAVGLDTPASAVRLLTALRAEGMDLGTDLPGLDDAPAGGPAGEEQHEGDALIHALIAAGGYDQDWLTEDQLARNPVRIPAADYRRWYATLPEGLRTRVEEHWGPAPGELYVDRSQNPDGDIVLAAIRSGNLLVLIQPPRGFGENPVAIYHDPDLPPSHHYLAAYRWIAAEQADGGFGAHAVVHLGKHGNLEWLPGKTAALSAECGPDAVLGDLPLVYPFLVNDPGEGTQAKRRAHATLVDHLVPPMARADSYGDIARLEQLLDEHSNIAAMDPAKLPAIRAQIWTLIQAAKLDHDLGLDERPEDDGFDDFLLHVDGWLCEIKDAQIRDGLHVLGQAPAGTDRVNIVLAILRARQIWGGVSALPGLREALGLDEAALSLGATDAAEARARELVEAMEAEDWAPEAVEKVTAGLPDENRAAVREVLDFAAAQVVPRLAATTDELDAVLHALRGGFVPAGPSGSPLRGLVNVLPTGRNFYSVDPKAVPSKLAWETGQALAASLVERYQADNDGACPPSVGLSLWGTSAMRTAGDDIAEAFALLGVRPVWDDASRRVTGLEPITLEELGRPRIDVTLRISGFFRDAFPHVVALLDDAVRLAAAQEEADADNFVRAHVQADLAVHGDERKATVRVFGSRPGTYGAGLLQLIDSRDWRTDADLAEVYTVWGGYAYGRGLDGRPAREEMETAYKRITVAAKNTDTREHDIADSDDYFQYHGGMVATVRALTGKAPTAYIGDSTRPETVRTRTLTEEAARVFRARVVNPRWIEAMRRHGYKGAFEMAATVDYLFGYDATTGVVADWMYEKLTQEYVLDPVNREFLTGANPWALHGISERLLEAASRGLWEKPDPELIEQLQAAFLETEGDLEGDEG; encoded by the coding sequence ATGATTCTGCTGCTGTCGACGTCCGACACCGACCTGCTCAGTGCCCGCGCCGCCGAGGGGCCGGTCAGCTACCGGCTCGGCAACCCGGCCCGGCTCACCCCCGAGGACCTGCCCGCCCTGCTGGACGGCACCGACCTGGTCGTGGTCCGCCTGCTCGGCGGACGCCGCGCCTGGCAGGAGGGCCTGGACGCGCTGCTGGCCGGCCCGCGCCCCGTCATCGTCCTGACCGGCGAGCAGGCACCCGACGCCCAGCTGATGGAGCTGTCCACCGTCCCCGCCGGCATCGCCGCCGAGGCCCACGCCTACCTGGCGCACGGCGGCGCGGCCAACCTCGCCGAGCTGGCCGCCTTCCTCTCCGACACCGTGCTGCTCACCGGCCACGGCTTCGCCCCGCCCGCCTCGGCCCCCGCCTGGGGCCCGCTGGAGCGCACCGCCCGCACCGACGGCGGCCCGACCGTCGCCGTGCTGTACTACCGCGCCCACCACATGAGCGGGAACACCGCCTTCGTCGAGACGCTCTGCCGGGCGATCGAGGACCAGGGCGCGCAGGCCCGGGCGTACTACTGCGCCTCGCTGCGCGGCGCCGAGGCCGACCTGCTGGCCGCCCTCGGCGAGGCCGACGCCATCGTCACCACCGTGCTGGCCGCCGGCGGCACCCGGCCGGCCGACGCCCAGGCCGGCGGCGACGAGGAGGCCTGGGACGCCGGCGCGCTCGCCGCCCTCGACCGCCCGATCCTCCAGGCGCTCTGCCTGACCTGGTCGCGCGCCCAGTGGGAGGCCAGCGACGACGGCCTCTCGCCGCTGGACACCGCCACCCAGATCGCCGTGCCCGAGTTCGACGGCCGCCTGATCACCGTCCCGTTCTCCTTCAAGGAGCTGGACGAGGACGGCCTCACCGTCTACGCCGCCGACGCCGAGCGCTCCGCCCGGGTCGCGGGCGTCGCCGTCGCCCACGCCCGGCTGCGGCACATCCCGGCCGCCGAGCGCCGGCTCGCGCTCGTCCTCTCCGCCTACCCGACCAAGCACGCCCGGGTCGGCAACGCCGTCGGCCTCGACACCCCGGCCAGCGCGGTGCGGCTGCTGACCGCGCTGCGCGCGGAGGGCATGGACCTGGGCACCGACCTGCCGGGCCTGGACGACGCACCGGCGGGCGGGCCGGCCGGCGAGGAGCAGCACGAGGGCGACGCCCTCATCCACGCGCTGATCGCCGCCGGCGGCTACGACCAGGACTGGCTCACCGAGGACCAGCTGGCCCGCAACCCCGTCCGCATCCCCGCCGCCGACTACCGCCGCTGGTACGCCACCCTGCCCGAGGGCCTGCGCACCCGGGTCGAGGAGCACTGGGGCCCGGCCCCCGGCGAGCTGTACGTCGACCGCTCGCAGAACCCGGACGGCGACATCGTGCTCGCCGCGATCCGCTCCGGGAACCTGCTCGTCCTCATCCAGCCGCCGCGCGGCTTCGGCGAGAACCCGGTCGCGATCTACCACGACCCGGACCTCCCGCCGTCCCACCACTACCTGGCCGCGTACCGCTGGATCGCCGCCGAGCAGGCGGACGGCGGCTTCGGCGCCCACGCGGTGGTCCACCTCGGCAAGCACGGCAACCTGGAGTGGCTCCCCGGCAAGACCGCGGCGCTCTCCGCCGAGTGCGGCCCCGACGCCGTCCTCGGCGACCTGCCGCTGGTCTACCCCTTCCTGGTCAACGACCCGGGCGAGGGCACCCAGGCCAAGCGCCGCGCCCACGCCACCCTGGTCGACCACCTCGTCCCGCCGATGGCCCGGGCCGACTCCTACGGCGACATCGCGCGCCTGGAGCAGCTCCTCGACGAGCACTCCAACATCGCCGCGATGGACCCGGCCAAGCTGCCCGCGATCCGCGCCCAGATCTGGACGCTGATCCAGGCCGCCAAGCTCGACCACGACCTCGGCCTCGACGAGCGCCCCGAGGACGACGGCTTCGACGACTTCCTGCTGCACGTCGACGGCTGGCTCTGCGAGATCAAGGACGCCCAGATCCGCGACGGCCTGCACGTCCTCGGCCAGGCGCCGGCCGGCACCGACCGGGTCAACATCGTGCTCGCCATCCTGCGCGCCCGGCAGATCTGGGGCGGCGTCAGCGCCCTGCCCGGCCTGCGCGAGGCGCTCGGCCTGGACGAGGCCGCGCTCAGCCTCGGAGCGACCGACGCCGCCGAGGCCCGGGCCCGCGAGCTGGTCGAGGCGATGGAGGCCGAGGACTGGGCTCCGGAGGCCGTCGAGAAGGTCACCGCCGGACTCCCGGACGAGAACCGCGCGGCGGTCCGCGAGGTGCTGGACTTCGCCGCCGCCCAGGTGGTCCCGCGCCTGGCCGCCACCACCGACGAGCTGGACGCCGTGCTGCACGCGCTGCGCGGCGGCTTCGTCCCGGCCGGACCGTCCGGCTCGCCGCTGCGCGGGCTGGTCAACGTGCTGCCGACCGGCCGCAACTTCTACTCCGTCGACCCGAAGGCCGTGCCCAGCAAGCTCGCCTGGGAGACCGGGCAGGCGCTCGCCGCCTCCCTGGTCGAGCGCTACCAGGCCGACAACGACGGCGCCTGCCCGCCGTCGGTCGGGCTCTCGCTCTGGGGGACCAGTGCGATGCGCACCGCCGGCGACGACATCGCCGAGGCCTTCGCGCTGCTCGGCGTCCGCCCGGTCTGGGACGACGCCTCGCGCCGGGTCACCGGTCTGGAGCCGATCACGCTGGAGGAGCTGGGCCGTCCGCGCATCGACGTCACGCTGCGCATCTCCGGCTTCTTCCGGGACGCCTTCCCGCACGTCGTCGCGCTGCTGGACGACGCCGTCCGGCTGGCGGCCGCCCAGGAGGAGGCGGACGCGGACAACTTCGTCCGCGCGCACGTCCAGGCCGACCTCGCCGTCCACGGCGACGAGCGCAAGGCCACCGTCCGCGTCTTCGGCTCCCGCCCCGGCACGTACGGCGCGGGCCTGCTGCAGCTGATCGACAGCCGCGACTGGCGCACCGACGCCGACCTCGCCGAGGTGTACACGGTCTGGGGCGGCTACGCCTACGGGCGGGGCCTGGACGGGCGGCCGGCCCGCGAGGAGATGGAGACCGCGTACAAGCGGATCACCGTCGCCGCGAAGAACACCGACACCCGCGAGCACGACATCGCCGACTCGGACGACTACTTCCAGTACCACGGCGGCATGGTGGCCACCGTGCGGGCCCTCACCGGCAAGGCGCCGACCGCCTACATCGGCGACTCGACCCGGCCCGAGACGGTCCGCACCCGCACCCTCACCGAGGAGGCGGCCCGGGTCTTCCGCGCCCGGGTGGTCAACCCGCGCTGGATCGAGGCGATGCGCCGGCACGGCTACAAGGGCGCCTTCGAGATGGCGGCCACCGTCGACTACCTGTTCGGGTACGACGCCACGACCGGCGTGGTCGCGGACTGGATGTACGAGAAGCTCACCCAGGAGTACGTGCTCGACCCGGTGAACCGGGAGTTCCTGACCGGCGCCAACCCGTGGGCGCTGCACGGCATCAGCGAGCGCCTGCTGGAGGCGGCCAGCCGCGGGCTCTGGGAGAAGCCGGACCCGGAGCTGATCGAGCAGCTGCAGGCGGCGTTCCTGGAGACCGAGGGCGACCTGGAGGGCGACGAGGGCTGA
- a CDS encoding cobalamin biosynthesis protein CobG — protein MLAAMPPTPDATTPGAAAPDRGRADACPGALRLHTADDGALARVRLPGGLLTVRQALALADAAEVLGDGSLETTSRGNVQLRGLAPGCGGELGDRLRAAGLLPSDTHERVRNIVASPGPAGGRPTRGRTANGAPVEGRSADGRPADGRPAGDGPGADVRAWARELDARLCASPWATGLSGKFLFVLDDGRGDVAALDADVTLIAGGGGTALLRLGRAATARVVPADGAVDAALDAARSFLEALRATGTRAWHLREVPGLLPPGDAPLPDLPGEPVPLGALPGGLSVGLRFGRATAAQWRVLAGAAEGELRLTPWRGAVLPDAPADRLPVLAAAGYRTEPGSPWDRATACTGLPGCAKSLADVRADAARALDADADAAAVAPGAVPVERLPVHWSGCERRCGHPAGRWVDVLATGRGYRVTTNGPENGPTNEPRNGSTNVPKNGPTNGSASAGPAVGVTNEETAAAVAAARRTTK, from the coding sequence ATGCTCGCCGCCATGCCACCGACACCCGACGCCACCACGCCGGGCGCCGCCGCGCCCGACCGGGGGCGTGCGGACGCCTGTCCGGGGGCGCTTCGTCTGCACACCGCCGATGACGGCGCCCTCGCCCGGGTCCGCCTGCCGGGCGGGCTGCTGACGGTCCGTCAGGCGCTGGCGCTCGCCGACGCCGCGGAGGTGCTCGGCGACGGCTCGCTGGAGACCACCTCGCGGGGCAACGTCCAGTTGCGCGGCCTGGCCCCGGGCTGCGGCGGCGAACTCGGCGACCGGCTGCGGGCCGCCGGCCTGCTGCCCTCGGACACCCACGAGCGGGTCCGCAACATCGTCGCCTCGCCCGGTCCCGCCGGCGGCCGCCCCACCCGCGGCCGCACCGCCAACGGTGCACCGGTGGAAGGCCGTTCCGCAGACGGGCGCCCGGCAGACGGCCGTCCCGCCGGGGACGGCCCCGGCGCCGACGTCCGGGCCTGGGCGCGTGAGCTGGACGCGCGGCTCTGCGCGAGCCCCTGGGCGACCGGCCTCTCCGGCAAGTTCCTGTTCGTCCTGGACGACGGCCGCGGCGACGTCGCCGCGCTGGACGCCGATGTGACATTGATCGCAGGCGGTGGCGGCACCGCCCTGCTGCGCCTCGGCCGGGCGGCCACCGCACGCGTCGTCCCCGCCGACGGCGCGGTCGACGCGGCGCTGGACGCCGCCCGCTCCTTCCTGGAGGCCCTGCGCGCGACCGGGACCAGGGCCTGGCACCTGCGCGAGGTCCCCGGCCTGCTGCCGCCCGGGGACGCCCCGCTGCCCGACCTCCCCGGCGAGCCGGTGCCGCTCGGCGCGCTGCCCGGCGGACTCTCCGTCGGGCTCCGGTTCGGCCGGGCCACCGCCGCGCAGTGGCGCGTGCTGGCCGGGGCGGCCGAGGGGGAGCTGCGGCTGACCCCGTGGCGCGGCGCCGTCCTGCCGGACGCGCCGGCCGACCGGCTGCCCGTGCTCGCGGCGGCCGGGTACCGTACCGAGCCCGGCTCGCCCTGGGACCGGGCCACCGCCTGCACCGGGCTGCCGGGCTGCGCCAAGTCGCTCGCCGACGTGCGGGCGGACGCGGCCCGGGCACTCGACGCCGACGCCGACGCCGCCGCGGTGGCGCCGGGCGCGGTGCCCGTGGAGCGCCTCCCGGTGCACTGGTCGGGCTGTGAGCGGCGCTGCGGACACCCGGCCGGGCGCTGGGTGGACGTGCTCGCCACCGGCCGGGGCTACCGGGTGACCACGAACGGGCCGGAGAACGGGCCGACGAACGAGCCGAGGAACGGGTCGACGAACGTGCCGAAGAACGGGCCGACGAACGGGTCGGCGTCCGCCGGTCCGGCCGTCGGTGTGACGAACGAGGAGACGGCAGCGGCGGTCGCCGCGGCCAGGAGGACCACCAAGTGA
- a CDS encoding precorrin-8X methylmutase: MIEYEKDGASIYRQSFATIRAEADLAALPADVSQVAVRMIHACGMVDLVEDLVYSSGVVASARAALRAGAPILCDVNMVASGVTRKRLPADNEVVCTLTDPSVPELARAMGNTRSAAAMELWLPRLEGAVVAVGNAPTSLFRLLEMIEAGAPHPAAVIGVPVGFIGAAESKEALAAHPAGLEHLVVRGRRGGSAIAAAAINAIASEEE; this comes from the coding sequence GTGATCGAGTACGAGAAGGACGGCGCGTCCATCTACCGCCAGTCCTTTGCCACCATCCGGGCCGAGGCCGACCTGGCCGCACTGCCCGCGGACGTCTCCCAGGTCGCGGTGCGGATGATCCACGCCTGCGGCATGGTCGACCTGGTCGAGGACCTGGTGTACTCGTCCGGCGTGGTCGCCTCCGCCCGCGCCGCGCTGCGGGCCGGCGCGCCGATCCTGTGCGACGTCAACATGGTCGCCAGCGGCGTCACCCGCAAGCGGCTGCCCGCCGACAACGAGGTGGTCTGCACCCTCACCGACCCGTCGGTTCCCGAGCTGGCGCGGGCGATGGGCAACACCCGCAGCGCCGCCGCGATGGAGCTGTGGCTGCCGCGCCTGGAGGGCGCCGTGGTCGCCGTCGGCAACGCGCCGACCTCGCTCTTCCGCCTGCTGGAGATGATCGAGGCCGGCGCCCCGCACCCGGCCGCGGTGATCGGCGTGCCGGTCGGATTCATCGGCGCGGCCGAGTCCAAGGAGGCCCTGGCCGCCCACCCCGCCGGACTGGAGCACCTGGTGGTGCGCGGCCGGCGCGGCGGCAGTGCGATCGCGGCCGCCGCGATCAACGCGATTGCGAGCGAGGAAGAGTGA
- a CDS encoding precorrin-2 C(20)-methyltransferase, whose translation MTNHRNDPAPAEGATGRLYGVGLGPGDPSLVTVRAAELIGKADVVAYHSARHGRSIARSIAERYLTGGQIEEKLVYPLTVETTDHPGGYRGALDDFYEEAAARLAAHLDAGRDVVVLAEGDPFFYGSYQHMHKRLADRYPTEVVPGVTSVSAAAARLGMPLTEADETLTVIPGTLPEEELTARLAAADSAVVMKLGRTFPAVRRALERAGRLDDAQYVERAFMEGERTAPLASVDAGTVPYFSVAVLPSKVAPLESAPPAPGGTDGSTDTDTDTDSGTGSVTVIGTGPAGPLWLTPEARGALAAATDLVGYTTYLDRVPVRPGQVRHGSDNKVESERAEFALDLARRGHRVAVVSSGDPGVFAMATAVLEVACEEAYREVPVRIVPGMTAAHAAASRAGAPLGHDYAVVSLSDRLKPWDVVAQRLRAAAAADLVLALYNPGSQSRTTQVGRARDLLLEYRDPGTPVVMARDVGGPTERVRTVRLGDLDPSEVDMRTILLVGSSQTRHVTRSPGSEVTWTPRRYPEA comes from the coding sequence GTGACGAACCACCGGAACGACCCGGCCCCCGCGGAGGGGGCGACCGGCCGGCTCTACGGGGTCGGTCTCGGCCCCGGCGACCCGTCGCTGGTCACCGTCCGCGCCGCCGAACTCATCGGCAAGGCCGACGTGGTGGCGTACCACAGCGCGCGGCACGGCCGTTCGATCGCCCGGTCCATCGCCGAGCGGTACCTGACCGGCGGGCAGATCGAGGAGAAGCTGGTCTACCCGCTCACCGTGGAGACCACCGACCACCCCGGCGGCTACCGGGGCGCGCTGGACGACTTCTACGAGGAGGCCGCCGCCCGGCTGGCCGCCCACCTGGACGCCGGCCGCGACGTCGTGGTGCTGGCCGAGGGGGACCCGTTCTTCTACGGCTCCTACCAGCACATGCACAAGCGCCTCGCGGACCGCTACCCGACCGAGGTGGTGCCGGGCGTGACCTCGGTCAGCGCCGCCGCCGCCCGGCTCGGCATGCCGCTCACCGAGGCCGACGAGACGCTCACCGTCATCCCGGGCACGCTCCCCGAGGAGGAGCTGACCGCGCGGCTCGCCGCGGCCGACTCCGCCGTCGTCATGAAGCTCGGCCGGACCTTCCCGGCCGTCCGCCGCGCCCTGGAGCGGGCCGGCCGGCTCGACGACGCCCAGTACGTCGAGCGCGCCTTCATGGAGGGCGAGCGGACCGCGCCGCTGGCCTCGGTCGACGCCGGGACCGTCCCGTACTTCTCGGTGGCCGTGCTCCCCAGCAAGGTCGCCCCGCTGGAGTCCGCGCCGCCCGCCCCGGGCGGTACCGACGGAAGCACCGACACCGACACCGACACCGACAGCGGTACCGGCAGCGTGACCGTGATCGGCACCGGCCCGGCCGGTCCGCTCTGGCTCACCCCGGAGGCGCGCGGCGCCCTGGCCGCCGCCACCGACCTGGTCGGCTACACCACCTACCTGGACCGGGTGCCGGTCAGGCCGGGCCAGGTGCGGCACGGCTCCGACAACAAGGTGGAGTCCGAGCGCGCCGAGTTCGCCCTCGACCTGGCCCGCCGCGGCCACCGGGTCGCGGTCGTCTCCTCCGGCGACCCGGGCGTCTTCGCGATGGCCACCGCCGTCCTGGAGGTCGCCTGCGAGGAGGCCTACCGCGAGGTGCCGGTCCGGATCGTCCCCGGCATGACCGCCGCGCACGCCGCCGCCTCCCGGGCCGGCGCCCCGCTCGGCCACGACTACGCGGTGGTCTCCCTCTCCGACCGCCTCAAGCCCTGGGACGTCGTCGCGCAGCGGCTGCGCGCCGCCGCCGCGGCCGACCTCGTGCTCGCCCTCTACAACCCGGGCTCGCAGTCCCGCACCACCCAGGTCGGCCGCGCCCGCGACCTGCTCCTGGAGTACCGGGACCCCGGCACCCCGGTGGTGATGGCCCGTGACGTCGGCGGCCCGACCGAGCGCGTCCGCACGGTGCGCCTCGGCGACCTCGACCCGTCCGAGGTCGACATGCGGACCATCCTCCTGGTCGGCTCCTCGCAGACCCGGCACGTCACCCGGTCCCCCGGCTCCGAGGTCACCTGGACCCCGCGCCGCTACCCGGAGGCCTGA
- a CDS encoding type II toxin-antitoxin system RelE family toxin translates to MKYSTRFTESARGELRKLPRATAVLVLRKLAELEQDPYGFHTTALVGSPDHRRLRVGDHRVIYTVDGGLLLVLVVRVGHRSEVYRG, encoded by the coding sequence GTGAAGTACAGCACGCGCTTCACCGAGTCGGCCCGCGGCGAGCTGCGCAAGCTGCCCCGGGCGACGGCGGTCCTGGTCCTGCGCAAGCTCGCCGAGCTCGAACAGGACCCCTACGGCTTCCACACCACCGCATTGGTGGGATCGCCCGACCATCGCCGTCTGCGGGTGGGCGACCACAGGGTGATCTACACCGTCGACGGCGGGCTGCTGCTCGTCCTGGTGGTCCGGGTCGGCCACCGTTCCGAGGTCTACCGCGGCTGA
- a CDS encoding type II toxin-antitoxin system Phd/YefM family antitoxin, whose protein sequence is MSEQPVQTVSIREAREHLADVVDRAERDEPTVITRRGREVAAVVPIELLREYRQWEERELMRLIEERRDEPTYSLDEVMAETLARPE, encoded by the coding sequence ATGAGCGAGCAGCCTGTGCAGACCGTATCGATTCGCGAGGCCCGCGAGCACCTCGCCGACGTCGTCGACCGCGCGGAGCGGGACGAGCCGACCGTCATCACGCGGCGTGGACGGGAGGTCGCCGCCGTCGTCCCGATAGAGCTGCTGCGTGAGTACCGGCAGTGGGAGGAGCGCGAACTGATGCGCCTCATCGAGGAGCGCCGCGACGAGCCCACCTACTCGCTGGACGAGGTCATGGCCGAGACCCTGGCCAGGCCGGAGTGA
- a CDS encoding cobalt-precorrin-5B (C(1))-methyltransferase: MGEVGGRAGQLRSSGLRHGWTTGACATAATKAAYRALLTGAFPDPVVITLPKGQRPGFALAAEELSAGAGGRWAMAGVVKDAGDDPDVTHGALVRSTVRAGRPGAGVVFRAGPGVGTVTRAGLPLPVGEPAINPVPRQMIRDAVAEVAAEFGGSGDVVVEISVDHGEEIARSTWNPRLGILGGLSVLGTTGIVVPYSCSAWIDSIRRGVDVARAAGRTHVAGCTGSTSEKVAVAVHGLPEDALLDMGDFAGAVLKYLKRHPVPRLTIAGGFAKLSKLAAGHLDLHSARSQVDKGHLAGLARTGGADEELVSAVASANTALEAVQLCRAAGVPLGDLVAVRARATALEVLVGSPVEVDVICIDRAGTIVGRAEPLGPC, from the coding sequence ATGGGCGAGGTCGGCGGGCGGGCCGGGCAGCTGAGGAGCAGCGGGCTGCGGCACGGGTGGACGACCGGGGCCTGTGCCACGGCGGCGACCAAGGCCGCGTACCGGGCGCTGCTGACCGGGGCCTTCCCGGACCCGGTGGTGATCACGCTGCCGAAGGGCCAGCGGCCGGGGTTCGCACTGGCGGCGGAGGAGCTCTCCGCCGGGGCGGGCGGCCGGTGGGCGATGGCCGGGGTGGTGAAGGACGCCGGGGACGACCCGGACGTGACCCACGGGGCGCTGGTCCGCTCCACCGTGCGGGCGGGGCGGCCGGGCGCCGGCGTGGTGTTCCGGGCCGGGCCGGGGGTGGGCACGGTGACCAGGGCCGGGCTGCCGCTCCCGGTCGGCGAGCCGGCCATCAACCCGGTGCCCCGGCAGATGATCCGGGACGCGGTCGCCGAGGTCGCGGCGGAGTTCGGCGGCAGCGGGGACGTCGTGGTGGAGATCTCCGTCGACCACGGCGAGGAGATCGCCCGGTCCACCTGGAACCCCCGGCTCGGCATCCTGGGCGGCCTCTCCGTCCTCGGGACGACCGGGATCGTCGTCCCCTACTCCTGTTCGGCCTGGATCGACTCGATCCGGCGCGGGGTGGACGTGGCCCGGGCGGCCGGCCGCACGCATGTGGCCGGCTGCACCGGTTCGACCTCGGAGAAGGTGGCGGTCGCCGTGCACGGGCTGCCCGAGGACGCGCTGCTCGACATGGGCGACTTCGCGGGTGCGGTGCTCAAGTACCTCAAGCGCCACCCGGTGCCCCGGCTGACCATCGCGGGGGGCTTCGCCAAGCTCTCCAAGCTCGCGGCCGGCCACCTCGACCTGCACTCGGCGCGCTCCCAGGTCGACAAGGGCCACCTGGCCGGACTGGCCCGCACGGGCGGTGCGGACGAGGAGTTGGTGTCGGCGGTGGCGTCGGCGAACACCGCGCTGGAGGCGGTCCAGCTCTGCCGCGCCGCCGGGGTGCCGCTCGGCGACCTCGTAGCGGTGCGGGCCCGGGCCACCGCGCTGGAGGTGCTGGTGGGTTCGCCGGTCGAGGTGGACGTCATCTGCATCGACCGGGCCGGGACGATCGTCGGCCGGGCGGAGCCGCTGGGCCCGTGCTGA
- a CDS encoding UDP-N-acetylglucosamine 1-carboxyvinyltransferase, with protein MTGDYLTRIGTLIRTARQHRGWSQAQLGEALGTSQSAVNRIEQGKQNVSLEMIARIGEALDSEIVSLGYAGPMHLRVAGGTRLSGAIDVRSSKNACVAILCASLLTTGRTTLRSVARIEEVYRILEVLNSIGVKSRWTNDGRDLELTPPAELDLDGMDVEAARRTRSVLMFLGPLMHRADKFAIPYAGGCDLGTRTVQPHLTALRRFGLEVATTGGAYHASVQPGTPLDRPIVLTERGDTVTENALLAAARHDGVSVIRNASPNYMVQDLCFFLEKLGVRIEGVGTTTLTVHGVPQITCDVDYTPAEDPVEAMSLLAAAVVTSSELTIRRVPIEFLEIELAVLEGMGLDYDRTPEYPAHNGRTRLVDLTVRPSKLTAPVDTIHPMPFPGINIDNVPFFAAIAAAAHGTTMIHDWVYDNRAIYLTELTRLGADIKLLDPHRVLVQGPTRWRAAEMVCPPALRPAVVILLAMLAAKGTSVLRNVYVINRGYEDLAERLNSIGAQIETFRDI; from the coding sequence GTGACAGGCGACTATCTCACCCGTATCGGCACCCTCATCCGCACCGCGCGTCAGCACCGCGGTTGGTCCCAGGCTCAGCTCGGCGAAGCCCTCGGCACCAGCCAGAGCGCGGTCAACCGCATCGAACAGGGCAAGCAGAACGTCAGCCTTGAGATGATCGCCCGCATCGGCGAAGCGCTCGACAGCGAGATCGTCTCCCTCGGCTACGCCGGCCCGATGCACCTGCGGGTCGCCGGCGGCACCCGGCTCTCCGGTGCGATCGACGTCCGCAGCAGCAAGAACGCCTGCGTGGCGATCCTCTGCGCCTCGCTGCTGACCACCGGTCGCACCACCCTGCGCAGCGTCGCCCGCATCGAGGAGGTCTACCGCATCCTCGAAGTGCTCAACAGCATCGGCGTCAAGAGCCGCTGGACCAACGACGGCCGCGACCTCGAACTCACCCCGCCCGCCGAGCTCGACCTCGACGGCATGGACGTCGAGGCCGCCCGCCGCACCCGCAGCGTGCTGATGTTCCTCGGCCCGCTGATGCACCGCGCCGACAAGTTCGCCATCCCGTACGCCGGCGGCTGCGACCTCGGCACCCGCACCGTCCAGCCCCACCTCACCGCGCTGCGCCGCTTCGGCCTGGAGGTCGCCACCACCGGCGGCGCCTACCACGCCTCCGTCCAGCCCGGCACCCCGCTGGACCGGCCGATCGTGCTGACCGAGCGCGGGGACACCGTCACCGAGAACGCCCTGCTCGCCGCCGCCCGCCACGACGGCGTCAGCGTCATCCGCAACGCCTCGCCCAACTACATGGTCCAGGACCTCTGCTTCTTCCTGGAGAAGCTGGGCGTCCGGATCGAGGGCGTCGGGACCACCACCCTCACCGTGCACGGCGTCCCGCAGATCACCTGCGACGTCGACTACACCCCCGCCGAGGACCCGGTGGAGGCGATGAGCCTGCTGGCCGCCGCCGTCGTCACCTCCTCCGAGCTGACCATCCGCCGGGTGCCGATCGAGTTCCTGGAGATCGAGCTCGCCGTGCTGGAGGGCATGGGCCTCGACTACGACCGCACCCCCGAGTACCCGGCCCACAACGGCCGCACCCGGCTGGTCGACCTCACCGTCCGCCCGTCCAAGCTGACCGCGCCGGTCGACACCATCCACCCGATGCCGTTCCCCGGCATCAACATCGACAACGTGCCGTTCTTCGCCGCGATCGCCGCGGCCGCGCACGGCACCACGATGATCCACGACTGGGTCTACGACAACCGCGCCATCTACCTCACCGAACTCACCCGGCTCGGCGCGGACATCAAGCTGCTCGACCCGCACCGGGTCCTCGTCCAGGGCCCGACCCGCTGGCGCGCCGCCGAGATGGTCTGCCCGCCCGCGCTGCGCCCCGCCGTCGTGATCCTGCTCGCGATGCTCGCGGCCAAGGGCACCTCGGTGCTGCGCAACGTCTACGTCATCAACCGCGGTTACGAGGACCTCGCCGAGCGCCTCAACTCCATCGGCGCCCAGATCGAGACCTTCCGCGACATCTGA